CACACAACGAAACAACCGAAGAATATTTTTTCCGCGTCTGCGCAATGGGACGACGGGCGAAGCTTGACGACGAAACGATCGTGTATTACATACGACGAGGGCTTTGTATGAAACCATTACAAACTGCCATAGCCACGATGCATTTCAACACGCCGAGCGAAATGCTAGTGGCCATACGACGATTTGTAGCGAACGATCCGGGAACGAACGATAGTTCCAATAGTGTTCGGGGTGAACGAACGAATATACTCCGATCGCCGCCGCTGCTGAATGCTGCAAATCAAAACTCGAGGCTATGTTACAATTGTTTCGAAAGAGGGCATTTGTCGTTGAACTGTCCGAAGCCGCAACGAAGACCACGATGCGTGAAATGCAATAGAACTGGCCATGTGCAGAATGACTGCCCGACAGCCGCGCGAACAGAAGCCAACCGCCGAGAGACAATAAATCGTATAGCACAACACACAGACAACAAATTGCTAACGAAGACAGTGGAAATAGGCGACGATGAATTTGAGTGTATTGTGGACTCAGCAAGTAGCTGTTCTTTGATCAGACAGTCTGAGGCTCAACGAATTGGACAGATTAAACAATTCGAGCCAGCACAACAACTTAAAGGGTTCGGTGGAGCTGTATAcctttgcaataagaaaataattgcaaCAATCAGAATTGACGACGTGATACTGGAAGGAGTTTTGTATATCGTGGACGACGAGCAGATGGATAAGCCGATACTCATTGGAACCGATATTCTACTGCAAGAAGGTAGGTGCTGCACAATTCGTGGTcgtgaatttaaaatgaaatcggAATTCGAGAACATACGAACCGGACCAATATCATCAATCGATAAAGAACAACTGTTTGAAGTATTGGAAAAATGGCATAAGTGTTTTTCTACTAATTTATCAACGATCGGTCGTTCAAATTCCACCGAAATGGAAATCCGTGTTACAACCAGCAAACCAGTCAGTCGACAGCCTTACAAGGTTCCGTTCCCGAAGCGAttgaaagtggaagaaatgatcGACGAGCTACTGAAAGCTGGAATAATTCGACCGAGCGAGTCGGAATATTCATCTCCGGTCATACTGGTCGCGAAATCAGATGGTACAGACCGGCTTTGTATCGATTATCGAGCATTAAACGCGATTACAGTGAAGGAACCATTCCCAGTTCCCAGTGTGGAAGAGCAAGTGGCACAATTGGCCGGAAATTCCTTCTTTACTACGCTGGATTTCATTTCAGGATATTACCAAATCCCGATTGCCGAATCATCGAAAAAGTATACGGCTTTCGCCACTCATATAGGCCAATATGAATTCAACGTAGCTCCATTTGGATTGACCAACGCTCcattcaaattccaaagagaAATCCGAAAAATCACATCGAGAATGAAACGACGAGTAGTATCTTATGTTGACGAAATCATCATACCGagcaaaaatatcaaagaaggcTTGGAAGCGTTGGATGAGTTCTTAGGAATATTAGCGGAAATCGGTATGAcattaaatataaagaaatgtacATTTTTAGCGACCGAAGTATCCTTTTTGGGACATCGAATCACTGAGGAAGGTCTTCTACCCGGTGAAGGGAAAACCGATGCAATCCAGAAATTCCCAACACCTAGTAATCGAACCGAGGTTCGACGGTTTCTTGGACTAACTAGTTTCTTTCGACGATTCGTTCAAGGATATGCTCAGATAGCTTTACCGTTAACTCGATTGCTGAAAACGAAGGATGCGGAACCATTTACATGGACATTTCTTGAACAGGAAGCATTCGATACCTTACGAAGAGCTCTTTATCATCCACCGATTTTAGAGATCTACGACGTCAAGCGACAGCACGAAGTCCACACGGACGCGAGTTCGAATGGAATTGCTGGAGTGTTACTTCAAGAGAGCGACAACGGGTTAAAACCTGTCATGTACTTCAGTCGGAAGTGCTCGGAGACCGAAGCGAAATATCACAGTCATGAGCTAGAGGTTCTAGCCATAGTCGACAGCCTGGAACGGTTCAGAATGTTTTTGATCGGAAAGAGATTTCGTGTCATTACTGATTGTGCTGCAATAACATCTACGAAAAATAAAACGCCGTTACATCCTCACATTGCTAGATGGTGGCTACGTCTTCAGGAATTCGATTGTGAATACATCCATCGAAGTGCTGACCGCATGCGACATGTAGACGCTCTGAGCAGAGCACCCGTAGAGCCTCCAAACCCAACCAAGACAGTCGCCGACCTCGTCCTTAAGGTGGAACTCGATGAACACGATTTCTTGACGACCATCCAGCTGCAGGATATGAagttagcaaatattgtcaaagTTCTTCAAGGAATGAGCTCTGAACAAGCGACACAGATTCGACGCGAATACGTTTACAAAAATAACCGTTTGTACCGCAAAGTTGACGATCAGTTGAGATTCGTTGTACCGACGGCAATGCGATGGAGAGTAGTGCGTACGTACCACGATGACATGGGACACTTTGCTGCGGAGAAAACTTTAGATCGATTGAGGAAAGATTTTTGGTTCCCGAAAATGACAAAATATGTCAAATCATATATATCAGCATGCATGGAATGCGTGTACAATAAGACGGTGACAGGGAAGGCCGAAGGGCAGCTATACATCGACACTGTGAAACCTATTCCCTTCATGCGATTGCACCTGGATCATGTAGGACCACTGCCGAAGACGTCACGAGGAAATCAATATATCCTGGGAATCACCGATCCTTTTACTAAATTTACAGTCTTAAAGGCCGTCCGTAGCGTAAACACCCAGCCAGTAATACGAGCGTTGAATGAATTGACTTCGTACTTTGGGCTACCAGCTGTTGTCGTCACCGATCGAGGCACGGCTTTCACTTCTCACAACTTTGCCGAATACTGTAAATTAAACGGGATCCAACACATTCAAACAGCTGTTCGAACACCTCGAGCCAACGGCTCAATTGAAAGAATTAATCAAACGGTTTGCAAATGTCTTCGAGCCAGCTGTGTAAGCGATTCAGATTGGGACACAGCTATCCGCGACATCCAGTGGACTTTGAACAGCAATACAAATGCAACGACCAAATATAGTCCGAACGATCTCATATTCGATTTTCGATTGCGGGACGTTGTTCATAACCGTCTCGTACAAGCCATCCACGATGAAGCGAACGGTTCACAAGAAAGTATCGATATCCGACGGGAAAGGGCAACTAAAGCGATTGAAGCCGAGCAGGCAAAATGGAAGCAGCGATTCGATAGGCAGCGCAAGAAGCCTTCTCAATATCAGGAGGGTAATCTGGTCGTGATTAGCAACGTTGCTTCTTCgacggggttttctcgaaagcTGGAGCCGCGATATCGAGGGCCGTATGTAATTTCGAAAGTCTTAAGGTTCGACCGATACGTCGTTGAAGATATCGAAGGTCTCCAACGTCGACAAAGGCGCTTTAATTCGGTGTTCCACGCCGAACATCTTAAACCGTGGTGCACAGCTGCACCTTTCCTCGACAACGATACCGATGGGAGCGACAACGAAGAAGACCCGGGGAACGTGCCCGGCCAGGAGTCCGATTTGTCAGGAGTGGCCGAACTGTCACAAACGAGCAATCGCGACCACAACGATGGGTAGCAGGGAGTCGAGTTCGAGACGCCGACCGATATGGACCACAATATGTTCCGTGTttaaaaacgtgaaataaacgattcttgtaaatcagttaaagactttgctttctgtctcggcccctttgacaaattgaacccagcgcacaagttcttctggcacgaagtgttgtcgtaaagcataccagatgagttcgtgtggtacacggtcaaacgctttctctagatccagaaaggcaatgtaaagagggcgatgcttctcacggtgtttctccatgagtaaccgcgcagcgtgtattgcgtcagtgctTGTCGCTTGTGCGATCGAGGACAGAATTAAATTTCCTAATGTAAGTGACCAACTCTTCATTGGTATGGATACGCGTTTTATCCAGGGGAGAGTCCAGCACCCTCGATTGGTAGCATTCGAAAGCATCGCAATTTATCAGCTTAAAGGATCTGCATTTATACGAATGGGAGAGAAATGGGAGAATTTGCTGTAAATGCATTGAAAGGTCAAGGGCATGATTATCAGAATGAGCTGCCACTgaggagcagctagtgacacaGGCTgaaagattaataataataataatcgttggcgcaacaatccatgttggatcagggccttgaagtgtgttagagcacttcattcaagaccgtaacggtacactaggaggcaatgtggtcagcattgcgctgaaAGATTGGATGAGATTATACACCTGTCTGGGAATGATGACCCACATGGGAAGGTTGGGACTCCCACATTAATGATGTCCACGCCAAGGAATGAGCCTGACtggaaccaatcgaagaggaCTTTGCCGTTGTCGTTGTTAACTCAGTCGCTCCAAATTACATGCCTAGCGCCTTGCTGACGAGGAAAGCGTCAAAACTGGCTGCGATTTCCTAAAGGTCGGACGGGAAGGAGGTGAGGCGATGACCTGTGCCGAGCCGGAAGTAGAGCGAGCCGATTAGAACTCGAAGGACAGACGCCATCAGGAGTGGCTGACAGGTAATGATTGCTAACAAGCAGGTTGAAGCAAGTGAATCCATTGGGATGATATTTCTTCCCGATTTGACTAGGATGACTGTGCTTCTGCTCACGTCATTGTGTAATGTGATGTATCTGAAAACGTGCAGCTTAACGTTGAgggtttcattcatttttgtcTAGCAATTAGAAGAGGAATTGTAAGTGCACttcgggtttgtcttcaggGGGGAGACAAAGGTAGGTGTGATAGAAGTCAGAGATTGTGGGCCAGAGGGAGGAAAATGACATGAAAATGACAAGAATCATGAAAGCGGAGAGTGACGAACTGTGGAGCGTCTATCTAGGCGGGAACTTATCGAGAAGGGTGAGGATGAGGGTCGCTTTTAGCCTTCTCTCCATTGAAATGATGCCCCCTACAGGGGCGTTTGGAAAAATTAGCGGGGTGACCGAGAAAGGTGGAGATGAGGGTCGCTTTTTGCCCTCTCTGCGTTGAAATGATTCCCCCTACAGGGGCATTTGGAAAAATTGACTAGGTGACCCAGTTGGCCACAATTTATGCATTTGAGGAGCGCCGCCGCCTCCTTATCGGCGTTGTCTTAGACTGTGGAGTGACGGCTATCCCTAGAGGCATGTGGGCATGGGTCTCCGTTGGTGATCCCACTATCTTATTTCGGTCCAGAATGTCctacttatatcgttggaattctcgctcatgttgaagaaagcaagcattctgcgGACCCTACACACCTTTGCATTGTCGAGGAACCAATCGTAGTCTGGAGGGTTGTTacagcgttgcaaaagatgcgttggatagggaccggttttctggagaagagccactacaccatatattacagcgacaatccagtaaaccatctgctcggagtagatttcttagtaagccaaaaaatgaaacctgctgcgtctctatagaggagactgtagagccggagaaagataccttctacgaggctgtTGAGCGGACGCTCGAAgactgtcccaagtatgatatcaagaccatacttggagatttgaacagtcaagtagagacggagcccgtattcagacgatacgtcggctaccatagcttacataaggataccaatgataacgaactgcggattattcagatagcagtatcgcacgaaatggttattggaagtgcctagtttgcgcggaaagcgaccacaaacatacgtgggcctctccctctccaaattgaccacgtgttgattgaatgccgccacctctcagccttgatgaatgtcagaacatataagagggccaatatagactccgatcactatctcgtttacatggtgctccgagctcgaataacaacttCGCCTAgaaacccctctgacaatcaggtgagagttaatactgaagccatccacaacacagctttccgcaatacctataagggggaaatggatgcctcaaTAACCACAGCTAGCAGATGTCCTAGAgttgaggcatcaacaaatgatattcacaaccacctgaagagcgttatcattaatacggccgcaaacatccttggtcccagtcgcaaaaaaaaatcggaacggctggttcgacaatgagtgtaagctagctacggaacggaacaatactgcataccgggcaatgctgcactctggAAGAACGCGCGCACGCGCAGATGCCTATCACAAATTCCATCGCGTGGAGAAGCGAGtactgagtattttgatgaactgctcaacaatcaaaatatcggcgagttggagttcttaccaactgaagacgacggacaaatgttgccaccacctagcatagaagaaacagtccgtgcagttcatcagcttaaaaccataagccgccaggaaccgatggaattacagccgaattggttaaatatggaggcgaccaattacacaaagCGGCTCATCAACTGACTCTCAAGGTTTgagacagcgaaccaatgcctgacaactgacaaagaggcattatctgtcccatacataaaaaggggaatatcacgcagtgcagcaattgcagaggtatcacgttgctgagtgccatctataagatattctccgatatcttgctaggctggacagccccatacgcccagaatatcattggtcccggcttcattccaggcaaatcagcaacagatcagactttcagTCTGCGataagcggtggaaaaactgctggaatatggccatcagttgcaccatctttccaccaaCTTAAAGGccacctataatagcatagccagggtaaaactgtacacggccacgaaAGAACTCGGTATCCgaatgataagactgactaagctgaccctgactaatgtccgagatcagataaaagcagcagcaggatcactctcaagaccattcgaaatcaacaacggtctacgacaaagggatgccctatcatgcgtcctcttaatctggccctggagaaagtgatccgtgacgctgaggtaaatgcaaggggtacgatcctcttaagTCCACCAAAatactggcgtatgctgacgatatcaacatcatgggaagaacgacccgagacgtacaaactgccttcatccagatcgcgcagacggcgcgagatcttgggctgcacatcaataaaggcaagataaaatacatggtggcaaaaagacgggataccggttgttgcgtcgttgatgatgatgatgaatgagttCGAACCATATATTCCCACGGTTGTGCTGGGGAAAGGCTACTAATAATCATGCCCTGGGCGGTTATCGTAGGAATCTGGATATGGTTAGCCAAAAAgaaacacccctgcgcccgatggAAGGCGGCATGGGTGAGGCATTGGTAAAGATTAATagatctgtaatcccaaaacaCTCGTTGCCagttatcgaccattcttcttttttggtaATTACAAAGGAGTATGTCCTTTCACGCTGCAATGGCATCGAGTAGACGCGACATCCACTTCTTTTCGCCTCACCTCCAAATGATTTGGAGGTGAATCGGTCGGCGTAGAACTGATTGTTCCAATAATACTTAGGAAATCGCGGCTAGAATCTGCGCCGACAGCTGCTCCTTGCTAGAAGGAATGGGTAGTGGTTTCATTCAGGGCAGAAGTAacgcatcagacgctgtctcgcCTCTAGGAGAAGCGTGACTGAAAGTAGCAGCAGATGAAAATCGCTTCTTTCTATATAATCGAGGGTGCGAATAATATCTAACTTAAAAAGGAGCGATTTCTATCTGTCGCCacttttgttgatgcttcttcaGCTGTACTGGAAGTCACGCTTCTCCCACAGCAGACGTGAAGCAGCATCAGATGAGTTATTTAGCAACCTTCAAATCTCAAAACAAAATCCACGATACTCACAAGAAAGACCAGAATTTTATTCAGTCGAGGAAAGGACAGGAAAAAACCAGAAGGTAAGATGGAATGGATGAATGGAATGAGGAAAAGGAACATTTGCTTCATAAGGAAAAGTCGAATGCACCTAAAACCTAGTCAGGGAACAAGGGCAAAACGTTCATTTTACCACTCCATGAGAAGCTGAGCAATGAACTTGGGAGATTTGATAAAAATCAACTTTTTGGAACCGAACAGGTCCCGATTCTACCCCACATACCTTCATTATTTTGCCGAAATCCGGCCACCAGTTGATCAAATGGATTCACATGCTCCTCAGTTTCTGACATCGAGTCATCGAACTCCTCCACAGGCTTAGTGCTCTTCGATCTGTACTTATCCTCGACTAACTTCTGCCTCCGTTGAGCCTCTTCCGCTTCCTTGCTACGCTTAATGAACTTCGCGTTTTTCTTTTTCCTATCGAAGTCCGCCGGTTGTAATTTCTTGATCTTTTTATTTGGTCCATAGAACTTTTTACCGCGATGTCTTGGGTTGTTTTTCTTAAAACGAGGCATCTTGGTTTAAGCGGGTGAACGAGTGCCGCGGTTTATTTACACTTTTCTGTGGTGCTAGAGTTGCGATTGACAGTTCAGAAGCACGTGTTATTGGGATTGAGAATGTGTTTGTGTGTGTGAAAGGGGGGTGGATGAAAGGATGTTTTCCAAAGATTATTTAAAATGCGCCTTCCTGAGACCAGTTAGATTTCGCTTtagttttttcaattttttatttgaagccaaaaaacttaaaaatataaatttcattcTTATTTTTGAAGATAGTTAGAGCAAATCTCATTCACTTATAACTTCACAACTATTTATCACCAGAACCGCCAAGCAAAGCATAATTTAGTCGTGACATATTCTATTTTGACACGTTCATATCATTGACGGCAACGTAAGCCAGGTTGCACCTGAAAATGGTTTTATTAGACAATTCATCGGTAAATTTTCAATCGGTTTCACTCTATTCGCCCAAAAAAAACGTATAAACATTCTTCTAATTTCAGTTTATAATATCTCTGGAAAAATTAGCTACACAAGCACGAAATGATTCCTCGTTTACGATAACATTTAAGCGATGTAAGTTAACCAAGAATTTAATTCAAGTTCGGCTGAACACTTGACTTGGAAGGATTTCACTAGTTGTTCTGTGGATTCAATTTCAGTTGATGGACACAATAAGCCCACACCGCGAGAAGGACGACCGCCCCTGCCAACGCCAGAGGAATACATGTGCCTTGTCCGAGCGCAAATGAAATCGAAAAAGGTAAGAAGCGCTGGGAATTGGCTTGAAGAGCTCTCATATGGAGCGAAACCGTTGTATCCTGCGTTTATGGAAATGCAGGCTCCCCTATTGTGGCGTACGCTGGGTGAAAGTAACGCTAGGGAAACATCCGCAACTAAGAATTGAAGATTCTAACAAAGTTAGATTGAGGATTTCGGAGACAACTTTTGCAATGGAAAAAACAGTTGAAGGTTTGCTCCCTATGAATGTGGCGCAAACTGTCCCTATTAGGATTATTCGACAACCTcctccttgttacgttccctcttctcctaagtgcttacgctcttacacCGTCTGGgtcaccactgaagttcacaaaaaactacgtcaaaaagagacggcgaggaagaagttcctgtgaTCTAGAAACGATACTGACTTAGCTTTTatcaaatctctacgttcctcGGCCAAATCCTTAATACCTTCAACGAATATTTGATCAGTGTGGCAAACTCACTAAAGcgtggaaacctgaaacctttctggtctcacattcgcaactcccgctgccctgcccagttatcccctccgttcattgaattctctggcttctcagctaactccctccAACTATCTGCTCAGTTACTCTGcccccgatagtggatgtagcctgcgcCGCATCGCCTactattccccttcttacccctatccttgtcgagtacctcattgacaaactagatgccaatgtcggacctggctacgatgatctttcaaacctctttttactcaaaactggtaagtccatctccctccccccatctcttattttcaacaaaagcgtCGAAGAGAATCGTTTTCCCGGCttatggaaagaggctctcatcatcgccatacacaaaagtggcgatcgtacgcttgccgagaattaccgtcccatttccctcctctcctccagttccaaaatcctagaaagatatgtcgccaaatgtctaaattcacgtctaaacgttcccataccacttgttttatggcttgcttcTTATCTTTCCAACCGATTTCGCCCCGTCTCTTTTGACGACTGTACTTCttccctcctctggcgtcccacaaagacctattctgggtcctttgtattttttattaatgaccttcCTCCGCTTCTTACTTGTTTCTGTTTGCTctttgcaggcgaccttaagctgttttccgctatatcgtcgcctatggattgTGTTTCGcctcaatctaacctagacactctagttcgttggtgctcgactaatggtttagcgctaaacgtcagaaagtgtcactctatttgctgctccctaaaatcctcactcacttctttctcctactctcttaacgggcattcctcatcctgcttaaattccactcaagacctcgaagtcactttcgacaataagtccCGCTTTGACAACCATTGTCTCGATGTGAGCAATCGAGCTGCAAAATTgttaggctttatacttcgctcctctgattttgactccatccaaccctccttacctcccttcaattccctcgtgaggaataccctcgagtattgctccgtgatctggtcacaatcccgtaactgtgattgtcttgcccttgaaaatgtgcaacgtaaattcacccgttccctcttctttaagaaaagcttctctcgtgtggactacccctcccgcctccgctttctgagccttcccttcctacaacagcgtagatcgtATCTGGATCTATGGACATttattaaactttcctcgggtctgatggactgctgcgccgctgacgacatcacctaCCGTCCtgcgtctcataacacacgtagcgtaGACATTtgcaacgtgcccttcgcagagctcgaagtctactttcattccccgattcctaggctttcccgaaattacaacgcagaacagcttggtccttttaacttctctactttaaatagttttaaacgtaggataagatttttgctttctcctcctcttgagaacaataattaattggagtttactctgtttgttgtccgttcaattaaataaatacataaacCTGGTCAAGGGTGGCTTATACCAGCAATATATAACAAATAAGGTGTCGCCTCTTATGCTATGTGGCAAACTTTATAAGGTGAGCAGGCTTCCGTTGTATCCTTAACTTATAGTGAAGTATTCCGGAGTCGATAAAGAACCAtgtcgccaggctcggcataccctacaattcgcattgccaaagctgcgaagaaggaagggaaatcgtcatgcattttctctgcgattgcccagctctagctagagtcaggctgcggacactgggtaaaccattgtttggggacctcagagagatttctagctggagggtgggagagctgctttcctttggctgactctgaagatccgagctggctagactctgcctccctgctctaataacagcaatcacggtcttaggagtatgtggcatcaaaacggcgcaccacagcgctaattgggttcctcggagtGGCCAGTGAtagctacctacctaccattccGGAGTCCTAACGCTTCATCCAATGGCTAGGTTCGTTCCTACCTTTTGCAAATTAAATGTCGTCTTTTGCTTGGATTTCCCATATTTTGAATGCTTTCGAGCTCTACTATGGAGGCCATTCAATGTTCCACCCACGACGGCATCCAATTCGTTACCGATTCAGGAAAACTCAGCTCTATTCTCTGGATTTCATCGATTTATCCACTTTCTAAGTGTCTTTTTCATCATAATCTTCCCATATCCGTCAGGCCACGGAGAATTCCGACTCTATGCCACTAACCCTCATTAATTCCGAGAACAAACACGTACCAGAATCCGTCATCAAACCGCGGGGCCACCCAAATTGTAATCCCCCCATTATTATCAAGAACATTGacaaaaatgccaaatttgaGATTACCAACCTACCGGCCGGCAGGCTCAGAGTCCGGCTCATTTGCCCCAATACCCATAAGAAACTCCTCCACCTAATCAAGATCACCAAACTGGAAGGTCATTCCTTCATCctgaaggaggggaggaagtcAACCCCCATCCTGAGAGGAATCTCCCCCACGAATTCAATCCCAAATACGTGGCATCGGAAATTGAGGAGTTAACACAGGTTACGCTGATCTGCGTATCAAGGCTTTCCACCCCGTGATCACGAGCCAACGACACCAACCTGAGCCTTTTCCGTGTGACCCTCAACTCTGAAGCAGATGTCACTAAACAAAATATCCTACTTCATCAACGGACTAGCTGGGAGAAACCCAGAAAAGGGGACGTCACCCAATGTTTTAACTGTCAAAAATTTGGCCACGTTTCTCAAACTGTGGATATGATCCCAAATGTGTCAAGTGCGCGGGCCCATACGCTTCTTACAGTTAGACAACGCCGATAAAGATTCGGCGGCGCCCCTCAAATCTGCAAACTGTGGCGAACTGGGTCACCCAGCGAACTTCTCCAAATGCCCCCGTAGGCTAGATCAATTCAGCGTAAAGAGAGAGCTAAAAGCATCTCGCACTCCCGATCTGCTCCGTTCTTCCCCAACAATGACAGAACCTCTTCTGTTCGTGTCTCTCAGCCTAGCCCCCTGCCTCATTCCAACTGGACCGCCCCTCCCTCGCTGACCCCGTCTTTTGCCGCAGTGGACAGGGGTCGAGTGAGACCCGAAACCCTTAGCTCTTTATCATccccacatttttccattcccaggggcttcttcatggaagccaGGTGCTTATTCAATACGTCACTCTCCTCCCTGTGGAACACAATCTCTCGCCTCCTCcctgaagacaaacccgaaGTATACTTACAAAACGTACACATACAAAACACGTTTGGAATCATTATCACcaccaaaaaaaatcaaaattacaaCATTATCCGGGGCAACTTACAACCTGCAACCCAAATACATTTCATTCCAGATTTCGACAGTAGTGAAACAGGAGGATGTGCCGAAAATGATGGTAATGTACGCGCAATTCATGAAGAGTAACATGGACGGTTTGAAGCGAGTGAAAAAGGTCAAAAGCAAGGCCAAGGCCGCTAAGGGATAATGTAAATTTTACttaatttattggaa
The window above is part of the Hermetia illucens chromosome 3, iHerIll2.2.curated.20191125, whole genome shotgun sequence genome. Proteins encoded here:
- the LOC119651322 gene encoding signal recognition particle 14 kDa protein yields the protein MVLLDNSSFIISLEKLATQARNDSSFTITFKRFDGHNKPTPREGRPPLPTPEEYMCLVRAQMKSKKISTVVKQEDVPKMMVMYAQFMKSNMDGLKRVKKVKSKAKAAKG